A window from Triticum aestivum cultivar Chinese Spring chromosome 6D, IWGSC CS RefSeq v2.1, whole genome shotgun sequence encodes these proteins:
- the LOC123141718 gene encoding ubiquitin-conjugating enzyme E2 11: protein MPEPAPVIRRIRKELKQLWIDPPAFCRPGASPVTDLFHWEVIIDGPHDSPYAGGTFPVDVAYPKDYPFKPIKLTFKTKVYHPNIGPEGKMVLDIFGRGWWPNLTIRTVLLSVVSMLYDPLLDLPVRHDAARLYKREWGLFEQKARRWTRRYASAPVVSFYPAATETFDELLEEVATSGAVARRRSCGAGKWRFFGGRLLGAI from the exons ATGCCGGAGCCTGCCCCGGTGATCAGGCGGATCCGCAAGGAGCTGAAACAGCTCTGGATCgacccgccggcgttctgccggcCCGGCGCGTCGCCCGTGACGGACCTGTTCCACTGGGAGGTGATCATCGACGGCCCCCACGACAGCCCCTACGCCGGCGGCACGTTCCCCGTCGACGTCGCCTACCCCAAGGACTACCCCTTCAAGCCCATCAAGCTCACCTTCAAAACCAAG GTGTACCATCCCAACATCGGCCCGGAGGGGAAGATGGTGCTGGACATCTTCGGGAGGGGGTGGTGGCCTAATCTCACGATAAGGACGGTCCTCCTGTCCGTCGTCTCCATGCTCTACGACCCCCTGCTCGACCTCCCCGTCCGCCACGACGCCGCCCGGCTGTACAAGCGCGAGTGGGGTCTCTTTGAGCAGAAGGCCAGGCGCTGGACTCGCAGGTACGCCTCGGCGCCGGTCGTCTCCTTCTATCCGGCGGCGACGGAGACGTTCGATGAGCTGCTGGAGGAGGTGGCGACTAGTGGGGCAGTGGCACGTCGTCGTTCTTGTGGAGCAGGGAAATGGCGTTTCTTCGGGGGTCGCCTCCTTGGCGCCATCTAA